A region of the Massilia sp. erpn genome:
CAGGGAGCCGAAGCCCGACACTGCCAGCTGGCCGCTGCCGGCGGTTTCAGTGATGAAGAAACCGCCGCTCTGGCCGAACAGGGCGTTGCCCACGTTCTGCGTGCGCACCTTCAGATCGACGCCGAAGGTGGCGGCGACAAAGGCGCCGTCGCTCAGCATGTACTGCTGCGGGCCGACATCGATCACTTGCATGGCGCCCGGCAGGGTCGGCGACAGCAGACAATCACCGTCGCCGCGTACTGCCTCGATATGCTGCTGGAAGAAGGATTCGCCGTTGGCAAAGGTGCGCATCAGCGCACTGCCCAGGCCACCGCTCATCTTGCCTTTCAGCTCAAGCGCGGATTCCATCATCACCATCGCGTCCGATTCGCAATAAATCTTCTCGCCCTGGCGCAGCGACACATGCAGGAAGGGATCTTCGCTGCCGGTTACGGTGAATGCCGCCATGATTAAACGCCTACGCCGAAGTTCGAAGCCAGCGCGCCCAGACCGCCTTTGTAGCCCTGG
Encoded here:
- a CDS encoding TIGR00266 family protein; this encodes MAAFTVTGSEDPFLHVSLRQGEKIYCESDAMVMMESALELKGKMSGGLGSALMRTFANGESFFQQHIEAVRGDGDCLLSPTLPGAMQVIDVGPQQYMLSDGAFVAATFGVDLKVRTQNVGNALFGQSGGFFITETAGSGQLAVSGFGSLFQLDVAPGKDVVIDNAHVVCWDSSLRYEISVATGSGGGLFSNLVNSVTSGEGMVLRFSGQGKVLICSRNRSSFVGWLSSQRKQ